In the Pedobacter cryoconitis genome, AAAGAATAAAGGAATTGATATTGAACTCAGTACTAAAAACTTTACTGGTGCCTTTAAATGGAATACGAGTTTCAATATTGGTTTCAACAAAAACAGGGTTACTAACCTATACCTGGATCAGCCAGTAGCCAGGTTCGCTAATCAGAATATTACAGTAGGCCGTGATATGAATTCCTGGTATACCAGAGAATGGGCTGGTGTAGACCCTGCTAATGGAGATCCATTATGGTATATGACCAAAGCAGATGGTACTACAACGACCACTAACAATTACAATGCTGCAGAGAGAAGATACGTAGGCACTTCGTCACCAAAATTCACTGGTGGTATGGGCAATGAGTTTACTTACAAGAATTTCAGCTTAAATACATTCTTCAATTTTGTATATGGCAGTAAGATTTATAATGCCGACCGGGAAGTATTTGATGCGGATGGTGCCTATCCTCAATACAACAGTATGCTCTTAAAGGATGGCTGGAACAGATGGGAAAATTCCGGAGATATGGCCACGCATCCAAAAGCTGTAGTGAATGGGAATAAATTATCCAATAAACCTTCTTCCAGATATTTAGAAGATGGTTCTTACTTGAGATTAAGGAATATTACCCTTGGCTATAGTTTCTCTGATGCCATTACTAAAAGACTTAAAATTTCAAATCTGAGAGTTTATGTAAGTGCAGACAACCTGGTTACTTTCACCAAGTTTTCGGGCATGGATCCGGAAGTTGCCGATTTAGATCCTTCTACTATATTCTCTACGCCAAATACGAGTGGGGTAAGCGGCACCAAATACCCGATTAGTAAAAAGATATTATTCGGTGTTAACATAGGTTTTTAAGTATAAAAAAAATTACAAAAATGACTAACAGCTATAAAACAATAGTAGCTATGGCGCTTATCGTGTCTGCTACAGCCTGTAAAAAAGACCTGACGCTTCCTCCTTATAGTGGTATCGTTAATGAAACCGTAGTAGGCACGCTTGAAGGACTTCAATCAGCCACTATCGGAACTTATAATTATATCAAGGATCCTTATTATATACGTAATTACCACATATTTGCTGAGTATGCAAGTGATAATGTTTCTTTAAGTGGTACAACCACTGACCCTTTATTTTATGCTTATAATTATCAGCATCAAAAAAACCAGGGCAATGCAGAAAACTTCTGGCGCAAAGGTTATCAGGCCATTTTCGGTACCAATGTGGTTATTGAAAAAGTAGTGGAAAGTGAAGACCCTGTAAGAAACCAGCTGCTTGGAGAAAACTATTTTTTAAGAGCAATGATCCATTTTGATCTGGTTAAATTCTTCGGACGGCCTTATACGGATAACAACGGTGAGTCTTTAGGTGTGATGCTTAAAACAAATACTGATGTAAAAGAATTACCAGCCAGATCCAGGGTAAAAGATGTTTATGCTTTAGTAGTTAGCGATTTACTAAAATCGATCAAGCTAATGAACAGTACAAAAAACAATAATTTTGCTTCTAAAGAAGTGGCCATAGCGCTATTGAGCAGAGTTTATCTGTATATGGGAGATTATAAAAATGCCTTTGATTATGCAGATCAGGTAATTAAAAGCGGACGTTATTCGCTATTGCCCTCTGCTGGATATTCAAAATATTTTACGAGTGTTCCTGAGGGAAATCCAGAAACCATTTTTGCGATAAGACATGTACTTAAAGATGACCGCCTTGATGATGCGATTGGTTCGATGTACTGGGGCGGAGCAATTGGTTATGGTGAAATGTATGCCTCACAATCTTACAGAGATTTAGTTCATAAATTCCCTGAAGATTTACGTAATTCATTTGTCGTTCCGCAATATGAAAAAAATGCTGACGGAACTGTTAAGAAAGATGCACAGGGAAACCCTGTTCTTCAGAAAAGAAATGGTTATCCCAAATACTTCATTAACAAGTACTCATTTCAAGAAGGCTATGAAACTTTAAGTTCTCCTGTGGTCTTGAGATTAGCAGAAATGTATTTGACAAGAGCAGAATGTGCTTTCCAGTTGGGCAGGCCAAACGATGCCCTGGTTGATGTTAACGTCATCAGAAGCCGCGCGGGATTAAGTGGAAATGCTTTATTTTCTTCAGGTAACCTGATGGGTTATACGAATGTATTGGATGTGATACTGGATGAAAGAAGATTGGAATTTGCATTTGAGTCTCAGCGTAAGTTCGATATTTTCAGAAATAAGAAAACATTAAACAGAGATTATCCGGGTACTCACCTGACATCCGGACAAACCACACAGCAAATTCCATATACGGATCCACGTGTGATCTTCTTTATTCCAGAGAATGATATTGTACTCAACCCTAACCTGGTTCAAAATCCTTAACCTAAAACCATATACCTATGAAGACCATTATTTTATCCTTATCGTTCCTATCTCTTTTGATAGGGACCTCTTGTAAAAAAAGTGATGCCAATACAGCAGACAACACGAAAACGCCCAAAGAGATTAATGATTTTGTAGCAACCGGGCCAAAGATTGCGATTGCCTTAGGTGGAAATGCCTGGGTAAAAACTACTGCGAGTGAACAGATTAATAACAACGGCCTCGCGAACTGGACCAATGCGGGTGCAGTGACCAGTGTTTACTTCAGAACTGAAAAGCCGGGTATGGTGACGGTTGCTTTAAGAATGAAAGTCCCTTCAGGAAACAGTACGTTTAAAGTATCAACGGGTACACAGTCGATCACTAAAACAGCATCAAATTCATCATTTGATACGGTAGCAGTTGGAAATTTCAATATTACTGCCAAAGGGTATATCAAATTTGATATACAGGGAATCAGTAAAACAGGTGATTATTTTGGTGAGGTTTCCGATCTGATTATCAGCGGAAAACCAGTAACCGATACGGTATCTTATGCCAAAGACAACATTGATTCCCGTTTTTACTGGGGACGCAGAGGGCCTTCGGTACATGTGAACTATACCATTCCTGATGCGATTAAAAATAATGTAGAATGGTTTTACAACGAGATCAATGTTCCTGCAGGTTCAGATCCGACTGGTTCTTATTTCATGTCTAACGGTTTTGGCGAAGGTTACTTCGGTATCCAGGTCAATTCGGCTACAGAACGCAGAGTATTGTTTTCGCTATGGAGTCCTTTCCCTACGGATGATCCCGCAACCATACCAGATGACAAAAAGATTAAACTGATCAAAAAAGGTACAGCTGTACATACTGGTGAATTTGGTAATGAAGGTTCTGGTGGCCAGAGTTACCTGATTTATCCATGGGCAGCAGGAAAAACCTACACTTTTTTAACCAGAGCACAGCCGGATGCAGTAACGAACAAGACGGTTTATACTTCTTATTTTAAACCTGCCGATGGCAACTGGACATTAATTGCAAGTTTTGAACGTCCTGCAACCAATACCAGATTGAAAAGTCTGTATTCCTTTCTGGAGAATTTCAATCCGGAAATGGGAAATATAGAACGAAAAGCTAATTATGGAAACCAGTGGGCAATAGACACGAATGGTAACTGGACAGAAATTACAGCGATGAAATTTACGGGTGATGATATTGCAAACAGAGGATACAGAAAAGATGTTGGCGGGGGCGTAAATGGCAACCAGTTCTTTTTAAGAAACGGAGGATTTTTTAGTGATGCAACTGCACTGAAACAGACCTTTAACAGACCTTCCACTGGTGCTGCACACCCGGTGATTGATTTCAGTAATCTGCCTTAGGAAGATCCGGAACAATTTATCATTTGATATGCATCAATTAGCCCTGGCAATAATGGCCGGGGCTTTTTATTTAATCATTTTAATTACTTATATTAAAAGATAATTGTAACATTTGGAACAAATGTCAGATAAACCAACTACCATCAAAGAGATAGCAAAGCTTCTTGACATCTCGGTTTCGACCGTATCCAGAGCTTTGAACGACCATTCCAGCATAGGTTTAATCACAAAAATGCGTGTAAAAAAGATGGCCAAAGAGCTTAATTATGAGCCCAATCAAAGAGCTATTCAATTTTTACAAGGTAAATCAAATACGATAGGCGTTATTTTACCAGAACTGGCTGAATCCTTTTTCTCTGCAGCAATCAGTGGGATTGAAGATATCGCTTATCAAAGAAATTATACTGTTCTGCTCGCCCAGTCACATGACGATGCAGACAGAGAGAAACTCCTGATCGAAAAGATGAAGATGCAGCGCGTTGACGGCCTGTTGATTTCAGTTTCTAAAACGACCAATACCTACGAACATTTTGAGGCTTTTAAAAAGTCAAATATTCCTATCGTATTTTTCGACCGCATCCCTCCAGTAAAGAATATACATTTTGTAGCCTCTAACCTGGAATCTGGTACTTTTGAAGCCGTGAACTTTTTATTGAAGAAAGGTCACCGTACAATTGGTATGATTAACGGCCCTACTAACCTGGTAGCCAGCACAGAAAGAAAAAATGGGTATATCAAGGCAATGACTTCTCACCGGTTAAAATTTGATCCTTCTTTAATGGTCAATTGTGATTTGACAGAGGCAGGTACGATTGAGTCTATGGATAACTTCCTGAATCATAAACGCAAGCCGACAGCAATCGTGACTTTCAATGATTATGTAGCTTTATTTGCGATCCGCTATGCACGTTCTTTAAATATACAAATTAATAAAGAGATCGACTTTGTAAGTTATGCAAATCTGCCACTGATCAATTATATGGACTTCACTCCGATTGCTTCTGTAGAGCAGTTTCCTTATAAACAGGGAAAGAAAGCCGCCGACATTTTACTGGATCTGATTAACAAACCAAAAAGTGATTCTGATACGGAACCTGCTTACTATAATGTAGTTGTAGAGTCAGAGCTGATCATTAGCAAGGATAAATAAGTTTACACAAACGTTTGCACAACGATCTGATAGCGAAATTGATTAAGTTTGAGTTTACGAAAAAATAAACCCGCTTAATTTATGCTTGATCAAATTTTACCGTTGTACGGAATGGAGACTGCTGGAAATAACGTACAATTATTTGGAGATGGTCTGATCAATCGTACCTGGAAAATAACCACACCAACCAACGGATATATATTACAGCAGGTTAATCAATCTGTCTTTAAAAAGCCTCACGATATAGACCGGAATATAGTTGCACTGAAGTCTTATTTAAGTAAAACACATCCTGAATATCTTTTTGTTTCTGCACTTCCCGGATTATCCGGCGATTCGTTAATGGAAACACCAGAAGGATATTTCAGGTTATTTCCTTTTGTAGAGAATTCTCATTCGCTGAATGTATTGAATAAAAAAGAAGAAGCTTATGAAGGCGCAAAGCAATTCGGAAGGTTCTCCAGGTTACTAAATGATTTTGACGTTAAAAAATTGCACATTACCCTGCCTGATTTCCATAACCTGACCTTACGTTTCAATCAGTTTACTGTAGCAGTAGCACAGGCTTCTGGTCAGCGGAAAGAAAAGTCTGAAGACTTAATTTCTTTCATCATGAAACACGCGGATATTGTGACTACTTATAAAAAGATAGTAGAAGACAAAGAGATCCCGCAGCGGGTAATTCATCATGATACAAAAATTAATAATGTTCTTTTTGACCAGGAAAATAAAGGGATTTGCATCATCGATCTGGATACGGTAATGCCGGGATATTTCATAAGCGATGTGGGTGATATGATGAGAACATATTTATCTTCTGCGAATGAAGAAGAAACAGATCTGACTAAAATCAATGTCAGGAAAGATTTTTTTAAAGCCATATATGATGGGTATATGGAAGAGATGGGCGATGTATTAACTGCAACAGAGAAAAGCTATTTCACTTATGCCGGAAAGTTTTTGATTTATATGCAGGTTATCCGCTTCCTGACAGATTACCTTCAAAATGATATTTATTATGGGGAGAAGTATGAAGGCCATAATCTGGAACGGGCTAAAAATCAGGTCACTTTACTGGAAAGATATCTGGAACTGGAACCTGAACTGGAAGAAATTAAAGGAAAGATCACGATTCAGTAAAGGATAGTTCATTGGCTATTCGTATTTCCTGATTTTTATAAGCGGCTTTAGCCTTACTCAAATAATTACTTATGGTGCTGTAATTAAACTGTGGGATCCAGTGTCTAAATCGACATGGATCCCACTTTTTGTTGCAATTATACACCTTTACGTGCCAGCTCAACCATTTGTACTACTTCTTCTGCAACAGCCTCGGCTCTTCCTTCAAAACCAGCCACTTGAAAGCGAACCCTACCATTACCATCAATAATAAATTTCGCAGGTATTCCATCTATTTTAAATGCATCGGCGGCTGCACTATGTTTAGTAGATTGATTTCTTGGATCCATATACAAATCAAATTTATAGTTGCGCTTGCTTAGGAAAGTCTTAGCATCGGTTAAGGGATCGCTAACATTTTCCCAGGTATGGATAAACAAAAATTTAACATCAGGATCATTAGCGTATCTGTTTACAGCCATTTGCATAGCAGGAAAAGATTCAACACAGGGTCCGCACCAGGTAGCCCAAAAATCCAGTATGATTGTTTTACCTTTAAAATCTGCTAATGAAACTGTTTTCCCATTCACATCAGTTACCGTAAAATCCGGAGCAGCTTTGTTAACCATTAATGGTGAAACATGGGCTTTAATCTTATCAATAAAAACCTTTTGCAAGCTGGCAATATAGGCATCTACATCCTTACCAGGATTTAATGTTGCGTAGCCTTTTCTTACCTGTTCAATATAACTTTGATCAAATTCCCCCTTTCTAACCGCTTCTGCCAAAACGGGCAAAGCTTCCTCATATTTACCATTTAAGCTCGATAAGAAAGCATAGTTTTCAATAAGCTCCTCATCTCTGTCTTTAATCTTATTATAGGCTTCGGTAGTGTATTGATATGCCTCCTCATATTTACCAGCTTTGAACAGCAGCTTACCGTAAATATTGATATAATCGTCATAGGCTGACTTTGGATCAACTTTCAATGGTTCTTTTAAAGCAGTCTGACCTTTTATTTGTTTTGCGCTTGCTAATTCAATGGTGGCAAGTTCCAAAGCTGCAGCCTTGTCAACAGCAGCCATGATCTCAATAGCCATTGCTACGGCCCTTACTTTAAATACAGGGTCTTGCATTGAATTGATAAAGTGAAGAACCCGGGCTGAGTTTGGAACTTCAGCATATGCACTGGATAACAAACTTTTTTCCATATCCAGGTTAACATCCGGATATTGCTTAATCATAGATTGAAGCAACGTTTCCATTTCCGGAACTCCTCCTTTCAATTGGAGAAATGAAGTTAATCTTAACATTCTTGCACTCTGGCTTTGCGGATATTTTTTTAGCAGACTTTTAGTCACCGTCTCCTTTTTCGCTGCATTTTTATCATAGTATTGAACTAATACCATCAAATCTTCATCCGATCCATTTTCTAAGATCTTTATCTTTTGCAGGATTATCTTATGATTCTTTTCAACCTTTAACGCGTTTAATTTTGACTCAATGGATGTCCCTTTTCTTTTTTGTGCAAGTATACTTAACGAACTAAGCATCAAAATTGCCAGAATTATTTTTTTCATCAGTGTATATTATTTTTTATCGGTTATGTGGCTATCATCAGCATATCATTGCTGTTTATAAACAGTATGCTGATGATAATTTCATTTAATATTTGATTGTAAGACCTTTCTAAAAGAATTTATTTATAACGAATCCCCAATAAATTTTGCAATTGCGGCAACAGGCATAACGATAGTCGATGTCCTGCTGCGTCTGGCAATGTTTATCCCGTAAAACTCTCCTGTACTGTCAAATACAGTACCACCGCATTCGTTAGCTCTGACGGCTGCATCATGAACAAGTACATGCTTAAAGCCATCAGAACGTACACTTCGCCCCCCAGCGTAGTCATAAGAAACATGTCTCACCGTAGGTTCTGCTTCGAGATATACACTAAGATGCATCGGGTTACCATCCCTGATAATATCTATGGAAATCGAATCCGCAGCCAGATACCTGTCAAATTCATTGTTGTAATCTGACGCCGTACGCACTACTGTTCCGTTAATTTTGATCACCTGGTCTTTCTCTTTAAGAAATGAAGCTACTTCACTCTCTTTACTAATGCTGGTGAGTGTTATTTTCCCATCCTGATAGGCGGCACTTGCCCCCAGGTATCCTTTACTTGTATTCAAAGGCATATCAATATATGCAGCACTTAATACGCCAACTTTAGCAGAGTCTGATGACAAAGCAGAAATTAGGATCTTACCCAGATCTTTTTGCTTGAGATCAGGGTTTTCAGCAGTAGATTTCAGCCTGATGCCAACGCCCAGTTTTTTTTCAGTTTTTAACAGAACAAGATCGTTTTCCCTGTCTCTTTTGATCACTTGAACTGAAGCTGTACCAGCACCAATTTTGAGTAGAGGATGATTAAAAACCATTGAACTCTTACTGATAATATATTCTGCACCACCATAATTAAACAGCGTGCCAAGAATAGATTGCTGTTGCACTCCACGGGAACTTTTCAGTACGACCACGCTCCTGTTATATTTAGTTGGATTCTCAGCAATATTTTCCAGTGCTGGCACAGTTTCCATTGCTATTGAAGATGTAACAGCTGGTAAATCATCTGCGGGCGGAAATTCCGTATAATCTTTAGCAGTGTTGAGCGCCGTCCAATATTTCAAAAAATAATCAACCGGAACATCATAATTCTGGTTTTCGTTTTCCTTGATCCAGCTATGCACGCCAACAACTCGTCCAATTACATCAAATAAAGGCCCTCCCGAATCACCGGGTTCCATTTTAGCTGATGATTCAATGAATCCGTCAGTTAAATCCACATCAGCTATTCTACCGAAACGCACATTTGGTGTTTGCTTAAAAAAGGATCCGGGATAAGAAATGCTGATCACAGGTTGATTCAATTTTAATTCACTGCTGGGTGCCATTTTAGCGAAAGGCCATTTTCCAGGCTTCATAATTTTGATCAGGGCCATATCATAATCAGTGTCTTTGTCCTGAATACCAATCCTACCTAAACCTACAGCAATATGTTTTTTACCCTCTGGAAAAGAGATCTGGTAAATCTGATCAGGCATAGCCGCATGAGATGCCGTAAGGATATGTCCTTCAGCAGACACTACTACACCTGTAAATCCGTTCGCTTCTTCAATACCATCCTGAACCTTATTCTTAACCGTATCCCATTCAATAATATATACACTGGTCTCCATCGCCTTTTCAACACAATTCGCAATCAGCTTCTCCAGCTTTTTGGCATCCGTCTTAGTCTGACAAAATCCATTTAATGAAACAAGGCAAAACAAGCCTGTTAAACTTAATTTTAAATATTTCATTTAGATTTACTTTTTACAGCCGATGTTTTTTCAGAAGAACGTGCTTTAGTCAGTTCGACCATCGCCTTTAATTTATAGAATTCCTTATCATCAGATCCACTATAGCCGATGCTGGTTTGATTAATATTTCCGTTAGCATCGATAACAAATTTCTGAGGTGTACCTAAAGCGTTTAATGCTTTAAAAATAGCTTCATTATTATCGAATAATACGTTGAGTTTATAGCCATTTTTTTCCATGTATGGCTTTACAGTCGCTGCATCCTCGCCTTCATTAAGGACAAATAACCGGAAAGGCTCTTCTTTATAAAAGTTAACTAAGCGTTGAAAGGCGGGAAATGCTGCAACACATGGTTTGCATACCGTACTCCAAAAATCGATAACAACTATCTGACCTCTGTAATCAGACAATTTAACAGCCTTACCATTAATATCAGTCAAAGTAACATCAGGTGCAGGCTTCGTAACTGTAATCCAGGCCTTTTCTACTTCCTTATAAATCTTTTTATAAGATTCATCTTGTAATGCTGTGATATATTTATCCACGTCTGCACTATTTCCTTTGACTTTTTGAAAGACCTCTTTTAAGGTCGCAATCGTTTTTGGTGTGGAAATCGCATTACCCACAGCCATAGATAAGGTGTCAAGTGCCCTTTGATGCTGCCCGGCAGCTGATAATATGATACCATAACGGTTAAGATAATTAGCCTTTGTGTTTCTAAAATAAGAAAGGTTTCTAAATGTGGCATATTCACCAGATGCCTTGATGTTTTTCATAGCTATATCAACATGACCAAGTCTGGCATTGGCTACTGCATTTACTTCAAGCAAAATTCCTGTCCGTGAAAATGTGTCATCATGTATTTTCTTTCTCAGGTCATCTAAAAGCTGTTTTGAAATCTGCTCCACTTCTGCAACATTCTTATTGTCGTCAACCCAATATTCAAGCAAATTGCTCAGCTCAAATAACTGTAGCGCTGTAAATTTTGGACGGGTATTCTTATAGAAATTATATTTATCAATATTTCCCTTAACCAGCCAGTCAACCGCTAATTGAGCGCGATATTCATTATACTGGTCTGGTTTAGCGGCACCAGCCGGTTTTTTTTGCGAGTAAGTCATTATAAAATCGTTCTTCATCTTCTACGTTGACCAGAGCATTGAATTGTTTCGCAATCTGTTGTGGTGTACGCTGTGCATATAATGTGCCGGAAACCAGCACCAATAATAAAATTAGCTTTTTCATAATTCTATATTTAACTGTGTGCTTTTACGATTTCAACCATAGCTTTCAACTTGTAATATTCTCTGTCTGTAGAACCCGCATAGCCTGAACTATAGAATCTTATAGTACCGGTTGGATCAAAAATAATCTTGGTAGGGGTTGCTTGAATATCGTATGCTGCGTTTGGCACATCTCGTAAGACATCCAGGGTTATGCCTTTTTTCGCGATAAAACTTTTAATCGTTTCCTGGCCTTCAAACAAGTTGATCACAAAAAGCTGGAAAGGATCATTTTTATAATCTGCCACCACTTTTTCAAATCCTGCAAACGCGGCCACACAAGGTGTACATCCGGTGGTCCAGAAATCAATCACCAGAATTTTTCCTTGATAATCAGCAAAGTTTACCTTTTTACCGCTCAATTCAGGTAACGAGATCTCTTTAGCGTGTTTCCTGGCGGTGAAAAGAGTCAGAGTTTTATCCTTACTATCTTCATCCGGGTTAGCTATAACTCCCCGAAATGGTATTTTGCTATCTGCGATATATGATTTTTCAACCTCCTTGTAATACTTGTGATAAGCCTCATCCTGCAGAGCTTTGATGGTACTATCCAGTCCTTTATCGCTACCATTCACCTTTTTATAAATTTCTCTCAGGGTTGCTATCACCTTAGGATTGGAATCAGCATTCCTTACAGCTTCAGTGAGTAAATCCAAAGCCTTTTTATGCTGACCCGCAGCATGCAAAACAATTGCGTAACGATTCAGATAATTGGACTTAGAATCTTTGAAATATTTTGCTTCTCTCATACCTTTGATAACTGAAGAGCGTTCAATATTTTTCATAGCTACGTCCACATTGCCTAATTTCGCATTGGCCATTGCATTTACCTCCAAAAGGACCTGCATTCTATCCGTAGTCAGCTCATCATTTGCCTTATTTTTATCCAGCCTATCCAAATATGCTTTCGAAACTTCTTCAACAATCTTTAGATTATTACTATCTTCTACTAAATGTTCCAATGTGTAGCTGAAGTCAAGCAAATTCGGGAAAGAAAATTCAGGATTGCCTTTGGTATAATATTTATACCGTTCCAAATTTCCTTTGGCAAGCCAACCAATTGCCAAAGAACTTCGGTAATCATTATACTGAGCAGGTTTTGCCTTATTTTCAGGCTTTTCCCTAATCATTTGATTATAGAATTTCTCTCTGCCTTCTACGTCAACAATCAAGTTAAAATTGGTATAGTTATATTTCTTGGGCACAACCTGCTGAGCCCATGCTGAACTAGAAATCAGCAAGGATAAAATTATCTTTTTCATGAGTGAGTATATATGTTCTTATAGTTATATTTTATTTGATCAGTTCAGCAAGCCTGTCATGTAAATCCTTACCTCTTAAATCTTTACCAACGATTTTACCATTCGGATCGATAAGTACATTGGCTGGAATGGATGATATATTGTATGATTGTGTTACTTCGCTCTTATCAGCTTTGAAATCACATACCTGTTTCCATGGCAATTTGTCTTCAGCAATTGCTTTTAGCCAGAGGTTCTTTTTTTCATCCAGGGAAACGCCTAAAACCTGAAAGTTTTTGTCTTTATATTTTTCATAAGCAGCCAGTACATTTGGGTTTTCTGCACGGCAAGGCACACACCAGCTGGCCCAAAAGTCTACCAGCACATAACTACCTTTATAAGAGGATAATGATACTGCTTTTCCATCTGTATCATTTAAAGTAAAGTCAGGTGCAGTTTGATTACCAGAAACGGCCAGTTTTGCCTCATCCATTTTTGGTTTCCAGCGCAGTACCTTTTCTGTATTTTGCATACGTTTGCTCAGCGCATTATACATAGGCTCAACCAATTTCGGCTGAATTGCACTTTGGGTAAACAAATCCATCAGATCGACGCTCATATAGTTATCCGGAAAACGTTTTACCATATCCGAAATCAACATCTCGTAAAATTCCATTCCGGATGGTGCTCCTTTTAACGCCTTATTTCTGGCTGCAGCCTCAAGGGCATAGGCTTCCCATGCTTTTTGCTCCTTGCCACCACCAGCATAGGAGGCCGTCCCTGCAGTGTCAAATGTGATATCGATATTGCCATCCAGATAAAACAGCGCTACGTTTTTCATTCCGTCATTCTCTTCGGACTGAGCTTTGCGCGCTTTTTTACCTGCAGTACGAGGCATAATTAAGTTCAACTCCGCCATTTGCGGTCTTCCAATAATGCCTGTAAATTCAAATTTACCATCACTAATGCTGACAGTATCAGATTTATACTCACCACCCTTGTCATCGGGTGGATAGGCCATTACGGCTTTAATAGCCTTATTAGTACTTGGAATTTTGCCTTTAATCCTATAATTCGTTTGAGCATTTAAAAATGCAGGCAGCAAAAAGACAACTGCTAATGCAAGTAATTTATTCATATGTATGTAGTTAATAGCGAATTGCCCCTATAGGAACAATTCGCTCAGTTATATAATTGATTTTCTAAGGATTTTCCTGCAAGCCCTGGCTTTCGCGCAGCATACGTTCGCCAAATTTTAAAGCAAATCTTTCAGGTTTCAGTGTATAGCTTTGCAGCACATTTCCATCAGCATCAAAACTTTTATGCGTATATTTTATATGGCTGGAGTAAATTGGATCCTGCGATAAGCGACGCATATCTAACCAACGCAGACCTGTAAAGGCAAATTCCCGAACACGTTCATCGAGGATGAATTTTACCAAAGCCTGCTGATCTGTACCAACATTTGCAGGTATTGTAGCAGCATCTTCAGATAGTCTGTTTACCCTCAGTTTTTCCAGATCTTCAATTGCGCCGCTAAGATTACCTCCACGTGCTTTACATTCCGCACTCATCAGGTATAAATCTGGAAGTGAGGGTCCGGCCATAACAAAGAATCCAACAGGACGTCTCATTCCTTTCGCAAGTATTTCATCTTCAAACGCATTTCTTGGATCAAATAATTCTACACGTTTATCTGCAGGATCATATAATGATGCTGTTTCAGGATTGATTACAAATGTATTTTGAGCATCAAGCAGGAAAGATCTTGCCTGAATATCATAAATGGTTTCCGTATAATTAGCTGGGATTGGTTTCTTGCTAAAGCCAAAAGGACTAAAGGGAAACCAGTTATTTTGACCTTCAGGATTTAATACTTCGTTGTAGTCATATAATTTTAAGGTAATGTTAGCTCTTGATAATTCTAAAAATGCAGCATCAATTTGTTTTTTTGCATCATCAAACCTCCCCATTGTTATAAAAACCCGGGCCAAATAGAATTCTGCAGCCAGCTTAGACATTTTACGACGGTGAACAAGGGGGCCAAGATGGGCTATTGCCTCCGTTAAGTCTTTAATGATAAAATCATAATTTTCCTTTTGGCTC is a window encoding:
- a CDS encoding RagB/SusD family nutrient uptake outer membrane protein, whose amino-acid sequence is MKILKQYILGLVLTTGVLVLVSCKKEFLEIEPKGSIIASKTQDYELALNASYIASSFTASIYMGDEVGVQNAYFSGASLRMQRLFKYEDRIYQADEVPAEIDDSEGYIRRLYLYNKIINEIMDAEGGTVQQKEAIVAEAKAGRAICNFMFLSDFSKPYNALTASTDLGIPRIITANVTQNSFTRLSQKENYDFIIKDLTEAIAHLGPLVHRRKMSKLAAEFYLARVFITMGRFDDAKKQIDAAFLELSRANITLKLYDYNEVLNPEGQNNWFPFSPFGFSKKPIPANYTETIYDIQARSFLLDAQNTFVINPETASLYDPADKRVELFDPRNAFEDEILAKGMRRPVGFFVMAGPSLPDLYLMSAECKARGGNLSGAIEDLEKLRVNRLSEDAATIPANVGTDQQALVKFILDERVREFAFTGLRWLDMRRLSQDPIYSSHIKYTHKSFDADGNVLQSYTLKPERFALKFGERMLRESQGLQENP
- a CDS encoding TlpA disulfide reductase family protein, producing MNKLLALAVVFLLPAFLNAQTNYRIKGKIPSTNKAIKAVMAYPPDDKGGEYKSDTVSISDGKFEFTGIIGRPQMAELNLIMPRTAGKKARKAQSEENDGMKNVALFYLDGNIDITFDTAGTASYAGGGKEQKAWEAYALEAAARNKALKGAPSGMEFYEMLISDMVKRFPDNYMSVDLMDLFTQSAIQPKLVEPMYNALSKRMQNTEKVLRWKPKMDEAKLAVSGNQTAPDFTLNDTDGKAVSLSSYKGSYVLVDFWASWCVPCRAENPNVLAAYEKYKDKNFQVLGVSLDEKKNLWLKAIAEDKLPWKQVCDFKADKSEVTQSYNISSIPANVLIDPNGKIVGKDLRGKDLHDRLAELIK